From the Huiozyma naganishii CBS 8797 chromosome 2, complete genome genome, one window contains:
- the CCW14 gene encoding Ccw14p (similar to Saccharomyces cerevisiae CCW14 (YLR390W-A); ancestral locus Anc_4.251): protein MLMLTVTLSYKQTDSHTQTIPLVITTLYTMRSSASVVSAVFSLALLASQAVATPPACLLACVAQVTKASSTCSSLNQVGCVCSKEADQVKQCLDSICPSGDADAAYSAFQSSCSEQGASLGGSSAHSSKAVSSATSTSASSSSSETAATTTSTSSSKAASSSSETAATTSTSSSAPSSSAAASTTVSVSSAKPTTALTKSSTQASSTISVSQIHSGAGNLLQSGNSFAIAAIAALLI, encoded by the coding sequence atgttgatgttgaCTGTTACTCTGAGTTACAAACAGACAGACAGTCACACACAGACCATACCACTCGTTATCACTACACTGTACACCATGCGTTCCTCTGCTTCTGTCGTTTCTGCCGTTTTTTCCCTGGCCCTGCTGGCCTCCCAGGCGGTCGCCACCCCTCCAGCGTGTCTGCTGGCCTGTGTTGCACAGGTGACCAAGGCATCCTCGAcctgttcctctttgaaccaGGTTGGGTGTGTCTGCTCCAAGGAGGCCGACCAGGTCAAACAGTGTCTGGACAGCATCTGCCCATCCGGTGACGCTGACGCTGCCTACAGCGCCTTCCAGAGCTCGTGTTCTGAACAGGGGGCCAGTCTAGGTGGGTCCTCCGCTCACTCTTCCAAGGCTGTTTCTTCTGCCACCTCTACTTCTgcctcgtcttcttcttctgagACCGctgccaccaccacctctacttcttcttctaaGGCtgcttcatcttcttctgaaACTGCTGCTACCACCtctacttcttcttctgccccatcttcttctgctgctgcgtccACCACAGTCTCCGTCTCCAGTGCTAAGCCAACTACTGCTTTGACAAAGTCCTCCACACAGGCCTCCAGCACCATCAGTGTCTCTCAGATCCACTCAGGTGCAGGTAACTTGTTGCAATCTGGTAACTCGTTCGCCATTGCTGCCATCGCCGCTTTGTTGATCTGA
- the ART10 gene encoding Art10p (similar to Saccharomyces cerevisiae YLR392C; ancestral locus Anc_4.252), translating into MAPSTQSELVLVPPTNGLYYTGDDRVSGTFHLKLAKSVPIKKIVVHLKGFAETQTKMNSDYMMSQNGMMMPVQDNKSYHRLLDLERRVFPPDNVWDALEGSSKPFKVNPGSYNYDFEFEQLKGKRPRCLKNHLKNTICFLKRKDIKLPPTFNMHWQELNKIDNLDLYFYSFGKVIYMVEVEVEMGKAMNWFKPFDKVLREHQLVDYIPNPKDLTYPDYENDEVEEALRMNALANLTMPTFSKAKTFLPEDDALPNVKTSGNPLAAIHNDHNATRMLNNVVTAAPTVSRSPTPLAELSGSTAAGPSGTLAGASANVPAGEATPSYASVVGSPVTSTGSAGIGGSLPPPAAPLTRALHIIARRIGSGVPTASDASMWVEIRNSNEGLKRLYRMDPLFKKGSGKFDKVYLICKGNVSEIKRLNVQLARVQLNLVENTAYLSRGVANENVSSLRLIEVSLAGDSQQGDVFNMDKLRVRSRGQDDDTATARCECAIRFKDHLQMRKLQFNEEDYKHRGNRLFSFKTCAIRRTFQLQLLIDWIVDGQTRQSEVVIDNTQIYCQVRPQNERPVPAETPAYLPRYVEPPMYNESVDSKA; encoded by the coding sequence ATGGCGCCCTCCACTCAGAGTGAGCTGGTGCTTGTTCCGCCAACTAATGGCCTATACTACACGGGGGATGATAGGGTATCTGGGACCTTCCATTTGAAGCTTGCTAAGTCCGTACCCATAAAGAAGATCGTGGTGCATCTGAAGGGCTTTGCTGAGACGCAGACTAAGATGAATTCTGACTACATGATGTCGCAGAACGGGATGATGATGCCAGTGCAGGATAACAAGTCGTACCATCGGCTTTTGGATCTGGAAAGGAGAGTGTTCCCGCCGGACAACGTGTGGGATGCACTAGAGGGGAGTTCGAAGCCCTTCAAAGTAAACCCAGGTTCGTACAATTACGATTTCGAGTTTGAGCAACTGAAGGGTAAACGTCCCAGATGCTTGAAGAaccacttgaagaacacgATATGtttcttgaagaggaaggaTATCAAGTTGCCACCAACTTTCAACATGCATTGGCAGGAGCTGAACAAGATCGATAACCTTGACCTATATTTTTACTCCTTTGGGAAGGTCATTTACATGGTCGAGGTCGAAGTCGAGATGGGCAAAGCGATGAATTGGTTCAAACCGTTCGATAAAGTGCTGCGGGAGCACCAACTGGTGGACTACATACCGAACCCGAAGGACTTGACGTACCCAGACTATGAGAACGACGAGGTTGAGGAGGCTCTGCGGATGAATGCTTTAGCGAACTTGACCATGCCAACTTTTTCTAAGGCCAAGACTTTCCTACCGGAGGACGACGCCCTACCCAATGTGAAAACGTCGGGCAATCCGCTGGCTGCTATACACAACGATCACAATGCCACTAGGATGCTAAATAATGTGGTGACGGCGGCCCCCACCGTGTCGAGATCGCCGACCCCACTGGCGGAATTGTCCGGTTCCACGGCTGCGGGTCCCTCTGGTACATTAGCTGGAGCATCAGCTAATGTACCCGCAGGAGAGGCAACACCCTCGTACGCATCTGTGGTGGGAAGTCCCGTCACGAGTACGGGCAGTGCTGGCATTGGCGGATCGCTCCCTCCCCCGGCAGCACCACTGACCAGAGCACTGCATATTATCGCTCGACGTATCGGATCGGGCGTCCCAACGGCGTCTGATGCGTCTATGTGGGTGGAGATCCGCAACAGCAATGAAGGCTTAAAGCGGCTATATCGGATGGATccactgttcaagaaagGGTCTGGGAAGTTCGACAAAGTGTACCTGATCTGCAAGGGCAACGTGTCCGAGATCAAGCGGTTGAACGTGCAGCTTGCCCGTGTGCAGTTGAACCTTGTCGAGAACACTGCATACTTGTCGCGCGGTGTAGCGAATGAGAACGTCTCCTCACTGCGGCTGATCGAGGTGTCCCTTGCGGGGGACTCGCAGCAGGGGGACGTGTTCAACATGGATAAGTTGCGAGTGCGGTCTCGCGGACAGGACGACGACACAGCCACTGCGCGTTGTGAGTGTGCGATACGGTTTAAGGACCACTTGCAGATGCGTAAATTGCAATTCAATGAGGAGGACTACAAGCATCGCGGGAACCgtcttttcagtttcaagACCTGTGCGATACGGCGGACTTTCCAACTGCAGTTGTTGATTGACTGGATTGTCGATGGCCAGACGCGGCAGAGTGAAGTTGTAATCGACAACACGCAGATATACTGTCAAGTAAGGCCACAAAATGAACGGCCCGTGCCAGCTGAGACCCCGGCGTACTTGCCCCGCTACGTGGAGCCACCGATGTACAACGAGTCCGTGGACAGTAAGGCGTGA
- the ATP10 gene encoding Atp10p (similar to Saccharomyces cerevisiae ATP10 (YLR393W); ancestral locus Anc_4.253), with translation MLQHASKRSFSSCAARNGFFNKFFQPIISASKPDEHQVEQLVKPVGLPKPPTASTVYSRGNNFRDLFDDDKTQRRTEELTLELSKSGMYDMYTFRKTRGKMFLSPKSYWRADKALYFPHLVGTAVAPGSRRTNVEDMMRGKISVVRVFGNRVGEDISTEFFTKQGQGTPEFESWQDVNTQLIEISWIENALKSFVMKLSMWSLRNHLSAQRQSKYVLCERKQLPFMIREQLNLNNLYTGYVLVVDPQLRIRWMASGGVRSPEERDALWNCVSHLKREQPPT, from the coding sequence ATGTTGCAGCACGCCAGTAAACGCAGCTTCAGTAGCTGCGCCGCTCGGAACGGTTTCTTTAACAAGTTCTTCCAGCCGATCATAAGTGCGTCGAAACCGGATGAACACCAAGTGGAACAGCTTGTGAAGCCCGTTGGACTGCCGAAACCGCCCACGGCAAGCACCGTGTACTCGAGAGGAAACAATTTCCGGGACCTCTTTGACGACGACAAAACGCAGCGACGCACAGAGGAGCTGACTTTGGAGCTAAGTAAGTCCGGAATGTATGACATGTACACGTTCCGCAAAACGAGAGGGAAGATGTTTCTGTCACCCAAATCGTACTGGCGGGCGGACAAAGCGCTATACTTCCCGCACTTGGTTGGTACAGCGGTCGCTCCCGGCAGTCGAAGGACGAACGTCGAGGACATGATGCGGGGGAAAATAAGTGTCGTGCGAGTATTTGGCAATCGGGTTGGCGAGGATATATCCACGGAGTTCTTCACGAAACAGGGACAGGGGACCCCTGAGTTTGAATCCTGGCAGGACGTCAACACGCAACTGATCGAGATCAGCTGGATCGAAAACGCGCTGAAGTCGTTCGTGATGAAGCTCTCGATGTGGAGTCTGCGGAACCACTTATCCGCGCAGCGGCAATCCAAGTATGTTCTCTGCGAGCGGAAGCAACTACCCTTCATGATCAGAGAGCAGCTCAATCTGAATAACCTGTACACAGGGTACGTACTTGTGGTGGACCCGCAGCTGCGGATCCGTTGGATGGCGAGTGGGGGTGTCCGCTCCCCCGAGGAGCGCGACGCGCTGTGGAACTGCGTCTCACACTTGAAACGCGAACAGCCACCGACGTGA
- the CST9 gene encoding SUMO ligase CST9 (similar to Saccharomyces cerevisiae CST9 (YLR394W); ancestral locus Anc_4.255) translates to MSSEQLFGQPFVFCHVCHQRSSPQDPLSLTSCAHTLCSKHLTSNRRCPVCCTNDVSVIKLVDKRTLPRDVGLFFEPVSDILETVCSVSQFQTNGLLSQVQYYQSHCVKLREKVARQQQLLHQAKQELDAIPKLKQRVRELESQRQEAPTNNFFYKKGARATDSASRGAGFQPPPTVDLTLDYMDDEEQFVTKLRKNSTLRNKNPGSSSQTPPHRDLRRRMNNTVSHSSTDSSIMAESTHLNKFPFQGTPTKAPTTTTVTTTTAATAGTGLVLTPNSVSSGVRRRGTPQTDNTDSRPTKMQFPTPLEKLRIARRNSTTDGFPAKRAHTQTMLTGHSHNPLEKVTSSATPHRQILMSSGRSKTANKFKRIR, encoded by the coding sequence ATGTCAAGCGAGCAGCTGTTTGGACAACCGTTTGTGTTCTGCCACGTGTGCCACCAGCGGTCATCGCCGCAGGATCCGCTCAGTTTGACGTCGTGTGCGCACACGCTCTGCTCGAAGCACCTGACGTCGAACCGTCGGTGCCCTGTGTGTTGCACGAATGATGTGTCAGTGATCAAGTTAGTGGACAAGAGGACGCTGCCCCGGGACGTCGGGTTGTTCTTTGAGCCCGTTTCTGATATTCTAGAGACGGTGTGCAGTGTTTCACAATTCCAAACGAACGGGCTGCTGAGCCAAGTGCAGTACTACCAATCGCACTGTGTAAAACTGAGGGAGAAAGTGGCCCGCCAGCAGCAATTGCTGCACCAGGCGAAGCAGGAACTCGATGCGATCCCCAAGTTGAAGCAGAGGGTGAGGGAACTGGAATCACAGCGGCAAGAGGCCCCCACAAACAACTTCTTCTACAAGAAGGGCGCCCGAGCTACAGATAGTGCATCACGAGGGGCCGGTTTCCAACCACCACCGACAGTGGATCTCACTTTGGACTACATGGACGATGAGGAACAGTTTGTCACCAAACTGCGGAAGAACTCGACCCTGCGGAACAAGAACCCGGGGAGCAGTTCTCAAACACCCCCGCACAGGGATTTACGGAGACGAATGAACAACACGGTTTCGCATAGCTCGACAGATTCGTCAATCATGGCCGAATCGACACATCTGAACAAATTCCCCTTCCAAGGTACACCGACGAAGGCCcctactactactactgtTACTACGACGACTGCTGCTACGGCGGGCACAGGGTTGGTGCTCACCCCGAACAGCGTCTCCAGTGGTGTTCGCAGGCGCGGGACGCCCCAGACGGACAACACAGACAGCAGACCCACAAAGATGCAGTTCCCGACACCGCTGGAAAAATTACGTATAGCAAGGAGGAACAGTACGACAGACGGGTTTCCTGCGAAGAGGGCCCACACGCAGACCATGTTGACAGGCCATAGTCACAACCCGCTGGAGAAAGTCACATCCTCCGCAACGCCGCACCGCCAGATCCTCATGTCATCGGGCAGAAGCAAGACTGCgaacaaattcaaaaggATACGGTGA
- the COX8 gene encoding cytochrome c oxidase subunit VIII (similar to Saccharomyces cerevisiae COX8 (YLR395C); ancestral locus Anc_4.256), with protein MIAQQIVRTSGRRMFASSARNAAHFKEGVYSNLPFKIHDRKIPYGVVHFGFFAVGFAVPFIACFVQLKKSGNI; from the coding sequence ATGATAGCGCAACAGATTGTAAGGACTTCCGGCAGGAGGATGTTTGCCTCCTCTGCGAGGAACGCAGCACATTTTAAAGAGGGTGTCTACAGTAACCTCCCATTCAAGATCCACGACAGGAAGATTCCGTACGGTGTGGTGCACTTTGGGTTCTTTGCCGTTGGGTTTGCAGTGCCCTTCATTGCGTGCTTCgtgcagttgaagaagagcgGGAACATCTGA
- the VPS33 gene encoding tethering complex ATP-binding subunit VPS33 (similar to Saccharomyces cerevisiae VPS33 (YLR396C); ancestral locus Anc_4.258) encodes MDNQWDTRSYKKLLSDELCSVLGTVSSKDQILVVQPNILPFINRLITFSKLTSESPVRKVVILDGQLTEDLQNILGSSPEQFSVVFFIDVRKDLTVPKLIPEIAKTFKLKPVNVVYMTWEAQQSNYLKELPHFITSQIGDETKLFPLDMLPIAQIDDDVLICDLLYNSSGESLYHPNYKSMEGTTRAILADNMANCIESLLRETKTTVTNAIAIGPESQKFAKLLKSRINAESTSEDRFIRDTLYGNKYDTNLETDLIVLERNLDPITPMLTQLTYAGIVDDLYQFDNDSLELKKKKASSDGADIVLNYLEDDIWEELKYLNFGSVGPKLNRMAKDLQSRYDARHGAETVDEIKNFVDSLATLQEKQRLLKMHTTLSSDVLEEVETSPSLSFSRILEFEQDILADNLHHHEAYGKLMDLIFEGDVPRSKIMKLASLIANCKGSIRDKDFVALKKEFVDAFGVQACFQFDRLMEMKYIHMKSSTSQERIFEREYRIVSLWFNTLPRDDSKTSGSNLTNTATPREATFAFCGVVPITMRYVQSLYDRTVLAQHHSAQQPFIISSRPRIQGLEPVFEQIYGSSVTTLLQERWVPSAIHQSLPDQAIGPRSTNGKAATGDGSGNDDGDLTILVFLGGITLGELATLRHLQAHWRRSSHNLRKRFVVVVDGLWRLPGV; translated from the coding sequence ATGGATAATCAATGGGATACAAGAAGCTATAAGAAACTGCTGTCTGATGAATTGTGTTCCGTTCTCGGTACGGTGTCCTCTAAAGATCAGATATTGGTTGTCCAACCAAACATCCTACCCTTTATAAATAGACTAATCACCTTTTCGAAACTCACCAGTGAGAGTCCTGTGCGTAAAGTCGTTATACTAGATGGTCAGCTGACAGAAGACTTGCAGAATATTTTGGGCTCTTCTCCTGAACAGTTCAGTGTGGTGTTCTTCATTGATGTAAGGAAAGATTTGACAGTACCAAAATTGATACCTGAGATAGCCAAGACATTCAAGCTCAAACCTGTCAACGTCGTATATATGACATGGGAGGCTCAACAGAGCAACTATTTGAAAGAGTTGCCGCATTTCATTACGAGCCAAATTGGAGATGAGACAAAACTTTTCCCCTTAGATATGTTGCCCATTGCTCAGATTGATGACGATGTGCTAATATGTGACCTACTATACAATAGCTCCGGTGAGTCACTGTATCACCCAAATTATAAGTCTATGGAGGGTACCACTAGGGCAATTTTAGCTGATAATATGGCCAATTGCATCGAATCTCTTTTACGGGAAACAAAGACGACTGTTACCAACGCGATAGCTATTGGTCCAGAATCGCAGAAATTTGCCAAGTTACTGAAATCTCGTATTAATGCAGAATCAACCTCGGAAGATCGTTTCATAAGGGATACGCTGTACGGGAATAAGTACGATACTAATCTGGAGACCGACCTCATTGTCCTTGAAAGAAACCTGGATCCAATCACACCGATGTTGACTCAATTGACATATGCCGGTATTGTAGATGACTTGTACCAATTTGATAACGACAGTTtagagttgaagaagaagaaagctAGTTCTGATGGGGCCGATATTGTGCTAAACTATTTGGAGGATGACATATGGGAGGAATTGAAGTATCTGAATTTTGGTAGCGTTGGTCCCAAACTGAACCGAATGGCTAAAGATCTGCAAAGCCGGTACGATGCACGGCATGGTGCTGAGACTGTTGATGAGATCAAGAATTTTGTCGATTCGTTGGCGACGTTGCAAGAAAAGCAACGTCTCCTCAAGATGCATACGACTCTATCCTCGGACGTTTTAGAGGAGGTAGAGACCAGCCCCTCTCTCTCATTTAGTAGAATATTGGAGTTTGAGCAAGATATATTGGCGGATAATCTGCATCACCATGAGGCTTACGGTAAGTTAATGGATCTTATATTTGAAGGCGATGTCCCGCGAAGCAAGATCATGAAGTTGGCAAGTCTCATAGCTAACTGCAAGGGATCGATACGGGATAAAGATTTTgttgctttgaagaaggagttTGTTGACGCATTTGGCGTGCAGGCGTGTTTCCAATTCGACCGGCTTATGGAGATGAAGTATATTCACATGAAATCGAGCACCTCACAGGAGCGAATCTTTGAGAGGGAGTACCGCATTGTATCTTTGTGGTTTAATACGTTGCCCCGGGACGATTCTAAGACCTCAGGGTCCAATTTAACAAATACGGCTACCCCACGTGAGGCCACTTTCGCCTTCTGTGGCGTGGTACCAATTACCATGAGATACGTGCAGTCACTGTACGACCGAACAGTCTTGGCACAGCATCATTCCGCGCAGCAGCCGTTTATAATATCGAGCAGGCCGCGGATCCAGGGGTTGGAGCCCGTATTCGAACAAATATACGGTTCGTCTGTCACCACGCTGCTGCAGGAACGTTGGGTTCCCAGTGCTATCCACCAGTCTCTGCCGGACCAAGCAATTGGCCCGCGGTCCACCAATGGGAAAGCCGCGACAGGTGACGGCAGCGGGAACGACGACGGCGATCTGACCATCCTCGTCTTCCTTGGGGGTATTACTCTCGGGGAGCTCGCGACGTTGCGTCACTTGCAAGCCCACTGGCGTCGCAGCAGTCATAATCTGCGCAAACGGTTTGTCGTGGTGGTAGATGGACTCTGGAGATTACCAGGTGTGTAG
- the AFG2 gene encoding AAA family ATPase AFG2 (similar to Saccharomyces cerevisiae AFG2 (YLR397C); ancestral locus Anc_4.259): protein MAPKSSSSKKSSGSPTTADAAKVPKFKLPVQFIARPLNNKDYQNACVAVIHPKVLKELQITAGSICAISKIGSNAIAVQAKAGDEDSLSTNVILLSAELRAVGNIILGDRLELRKMQKQPLYSSKVTIGSLEGEEITDPQEQKRITKLLDDCGLVMPGLSFKNFLRGETDSSISVLITDVEDTNLPNISKVSLQDSIPEDDVFYLSPPVIFQRGSTSVIFTKANSVSSKYHLPEPVTYNSVGGLFSEIEILKNTIELPLRQPQLFTDFGVTPPRGIMLHGPPGTGKTMILRCVAHSTNAHVLTIDGPSIVSKYLGETEATLRDIFNEAVKYQPSIVFIDEIDSIAPNRANDDSGEAESRVVATLLTLMDGMGASGKVVVIGATNRPNSVDPALRRPGRFDQEVEIGIPDAEARLDILHKQFQRMSSDRQELTEEDIKTIASKTHGYVGADLSALCREAVMKTIQRGINNTLDREQLKVTMLDLENAMLEVRPSAMREIFLEMPKVYWSDIGGQDELKRKLKEMIQLPLDASETFARLGVSAPKGVLLYGPPGCSKTLTAKALATESGLNFLAVKGPEIFNKYVGESERAIREIFRKARAASPSIIFFDEIDALSPDRDGESTSAANHVLTSLLNEIDGVEELNGVVIVAATNRPDEIDPALLRPGRLDRHIYVGPPDYDARLQILRKCTSKFNIESSGVDLEALAQKTDGCSGAEVVLLCQEAGLASIMENVETEKVSTEHFEKALRDLSRGITLDMLEYYQAFALKSGVTL, encoded by the coding sequence ATGGCTCCAAAATCCAGTTcctcgaagaaatcgaGTGGATCACCCACAACTGCAGATGCTGCTAAAGTGCCGAAATTTAAGCTGCCGGTACAGTTCATTGCAAGACCGCTTAACAATAAAGATTATCAGAATGCTTGTGTTGCAGTGATCCATCCAAAGGTGTTGAAAGAGCTCCAAATAACTGCTGGGTCTATTTGTGCTATTTCTAAAATTGGCAGTAATGCAATTGCTGTTCAGGCAAAAGCTGGTGACGAGGATTCTCTTTCCACCAACGTAATTCTCTTGTCTGCAGAATTACGTGCTGTCGGCAACATTATACTTGGGGATAGGCTAGAATTGAGAAAGATGCAAAAGCAACCGTTATACTCGTCGAAGGTAACAATCGGATCTTTggaaggagaagaaattACGGATCCTcaagaacaaaagagaaTTACCAAGTTACTTGACGACTGTGGGCTTGTTATGCCTGGTCTTTCGTTTAAGAACTTTTTAAGAGGGGAGACGGATAGTTCTATTAGCGTCTTGATTAcagatgttgaagataCAAACCTGCCTAACATATCAAAAGTGTCATTACAGGATTCGATTCCGGAAGATGATGTATTCTACCTTTCCCCTCCTGTTATATTTCAGAGGGGCTCTACAAGCGTGATTTTTACTAAGGCAAACTCGGTCAGCTCAAAGTATCATTTACCAGAGCCAGTTACGTACAATTCAGTTGGGGGTCTTTTCTCAGAGATTGAAATACTCAAGAACACGATAGAGTTGCCGTTACGTCAGCCTCAATTATTTACTGATTTTGGCGTTACTCCGCCTCGTGGTATAATGTTGCATGGTCCTCCTGGTACAGGTAAAACAATGATATTGAGATGTGTTGCCCATAGTACAAATGCACATGTTTTAACCATTGACGGACCTTCTATTGTGTCAAAATACCTGGGCGAAACAGAAGCAACGTTGAGGGATATATTCAATGAGGCAGTAAAATACCAACCTTCCATTGTTTTCATTGACGAGATCGACTCTATTGCACCCAATAGAGCCAACGATGATTCAGGAGAAGCAGAAAGTAGAGTGGTTGCTACTCTTTTGACTTTGATGGACGGAATGGGGGCATCTGGAAAAGTTGTCGTCATCGGCGCCACAAACCGGCCAAATTCTGTTGATCCTGCTCTAAGAAGGCCGGGAAGATttgatcaagaagttgaaatcGGTATCCCGGATGCAGAGGCAAGGCTAGATATTTTGCATAAACAGTTCCAGAGAATGTCATCAGATCGTCAAGAACTGACCGAGGAAGATATAAAAACAATTGCATCTAAAACACACGGTTACGTCGGGGCTGATCTTTCTGCACTGTGCCGTGAGGCTGTAatgaaaacaattcaacGAGGCATCAACAACACACTTGACCGCGAACAGTTAAAGGTGACCATGCTTGACCTGGAGAATGCAATGCTTGAAGTGAGACCAAGTGCCATGAGGGAGATCTTCTTGGAAATGCCAAAAGTGTACTGGTCGGACATTGGTGGCCAAGATGAACTGAAGCGTAAACTGAAGGAGATGATTCAACTACCATTGGACGCGTCAGAAACATTCGCCCGTTTAGGTGTTAGCGCACCAAAGGGTGTGTTATTATACGGTCCTCCAGGCTGCTCCAAGACTTTGACAGCGAAGGCGCTGGCTACGGAATCAGGCCTAAATTTTCTTGCTGTCAAAGGTCCCGAGATCTTCAATAAGTACGTTGGTGAATCAGAGCGTGCTATAAGGGAAATATTCAGAAAGGCGAGAGCTGCCTCTCCAAGCATCATATTCTTCGATGAAATAGACGCCCTGTCTCCAGACAGGGACGGGGAGTCTACAAGTGCGGCTAACCATGTTTTAACTTCGTTATTGAACGAGATTGATGGTGTGGAAGAGCTAAACGGTGTTGTAATCGTTGCCGCTACGAACAGACCCGACGAAATAGACCCGGCTTTGTTGAGACCTGGCCGTTTGGACAGGCATATTTACGTTGGTCCGCCAGACTATGATGCTAGATTACAGATTTTGAGGAAGTGCACTTCGAAATTCAACATAGAATCAAGTGGAGTTGACCTGGAGGCTTTGGCACAGAAAACAGATGGCTGTTCAGGTGCTGAAGTGGTATTACTTTGCCAAGAAGCTGGGTTGGCGTCGATCATGGAGAATGTGGAAACGGAAAAGGTCAGCACCGAGCATTTTGAGAAAGCGCTCCGGGATTTGTCTCGTGGTATCACTCTAGATATGCTCGAATACTATCAAGCTTTTGCCTTGAAAAGTGGAGTCACTTTGTAG